From the genome of Cytophagales bacterium WSM2-2:
GCCCCTGTTCCGTCATATACGCACAGTCTTCCAATCGTATCCCAAACTCACCATAAATACAAATCGTTGGTTCAATGCTGAAGCACATTCCCGGCTGCAGGGTTTGTTTGTTTCCCAATACCATGTTGCCCCACTCATGTCCGTCCATGCCGATACCATGGCCTGTGCGATGCGGAGTTCCCGGCACTTTGTAGCCAGGGCCAAAACCGGCATCCGTAATTATTTTTCGTGCCGCGATGTCAACGTTCTCACAAGGGTCTCCCAGTTTTGCAGCTGCAAACCCTGCCGCTTGCGATGCTTTTTCCAAATCCCAAATTTCGCGCTGGCGTTTGGTAGGCTCGCCAAAAACTACTGTCCTTGTAATGTCCGATGAATATCCCTCCACGCGACAGCCTCCGTCCATCAACACGATATCGCCCTCCTGTAGTTTGGTAGGCGCTTTACTCCCGTGAGGAAAGGCCGAAGATTTTCCGAATGACACCAATGCACCTCCACCCGATCCGAGTTTGGAGTGCGCTTTTGAAATGATGCCACCAAAGTCATATTGTGTCATATCTTTTTCAAGCAGCGGAATCGCAGCCTGAAAAGAAGCGAGTGTAATATCATTTGCCACTTGCATCAACGCGAGCTCAGCCGGACTCTTAAACATCCGGCAAGGTGTTGTCACCGGGTCGGCACTGACATATTCCAGGTGTAATGCCTCTTTACGGATACCATCAAACAAAAAGAAACGGACTCTCTCTTCCATCCCGATTTTACCTGATTTGATTCCGAGATCGGAAAAAATCCCTGCCACTACTTTGTATGGACTTTCATGTTCTTCCCACACACGAACTTCATTTCCTATCACCAGGAGCTCCCGTATCCTTTCTTCTTCAAAATGCGGCCCTACATATTTTACGTCACCTTTAGCCGGAATGATTGCGGCCATCATCCGCTCGCTGTTGCCCCACTTCATGCCGGTGAAATATTCCATCGAGGTGCCACCATCGAGATAGATAGCACCGATCTTATTTTCGACCATCAGGCGTTGGGCCTTTTCGATCCTTGCTTTGCGCTCCTCAACAGAAATCGGAACCACCTTATCGGCAAGTGATTTCAGATCGTCCAGCGGGCTTTCGGATTTTTTCTCTTCTTTGGCGGGGGCAGCACAGCTTTGGATACCGGCTACCATTGCAGTAGCTCCGATTCCCGCTGAAGCACGAATAAAGTCTCTTCTCTTGATGGTCATAGTTTAAAAGTTTGATGACCTAATGTAGGAAAAATATGACTTGGGAAAAGGCTGGATTATGCCAGTGGATAATGGCTGAAATGTAACTCTGCTTTTGAATCAACATGAGCTACCTCAAAAACACTTTTCTTTGCTCATTTAATATTCTAAATGCTACCTGGTATTATCGGCAATGGCTGATGCGTGCAGATGTATAATCCCCCACTTTCCTGACTTGTTTTTCCTTAGGACCACCGTTCTCCGGCCGAAAAAACCCGGATCATTCAGGTGAAAGGTGACGATCGCAATGGAGGTCATTAACTGCACGCGTACATCCTTCGGTTGGATTTCGAGATATGGGGGACCGGATTTTCCTTTTCGGGCATTCTCAAAAACACTCCTAAAAACTTGCTCTATCTCGCCTTTGTTATTGGCGCGGGCGGGGGTTTTTGCTGAAGGTGGAAAAAAAGCCGTTGCATCTTGTTCGAAGCAGGCGGAAAACTTCGGCCAGTCCAATGTTGTGAATGCTTCAACAAATCCATCAATTGTCTTTACTACTGCAATTGAATCCGAGGTAGTCTCACGTTGCTGTGAAAGACATGGATACGCCATCATTGTGGCAATAAACAGAAGCAACTGACGGATGTCGGGTTTACTTAAATCTCTTCGTTCCATAGTTTTTTTGATGCTGGAAAACAAAACTTTATTTCAATGTTGAATTTGATTGTCGTCTGGAATTGGATAAACAAAAATCGGCAAGTTTGAGCCGCCGGAGATTCAGCCAGGAGAGGATGTGATTGTTCACCTTATTAATTGTAGAAACCGGTTACTGTTTTCCTAACAGGAGACTTCCGCAACAACGACCAGGATCAGCACAGCCAATAAAATGACGTTGGCAGTCAACGGAATTTTTAGGGGTTCGCCTTTCTTCACATAGAAGGGTAACATACCACCCAGAATCCCAAACAAGAAGCCATTAATAATAGACAATACCCTATTAAGAGTGTTCCAGATTTGCCTGATGTCGATTGTCATAGTTTAAAAATACCAAAAATCGTAAAGACTGCCAATGCACATAAATCAGGTTGAATAAGCCTGAGATTTACATTACTATTACAAAAAGCAACAAGCATGAAACCAATTTTCGTTTTCGCTCTTATCGTTGTCTCTTTATTTGGGTGCAAGAATGAGGGTGCCATCGTCAATCGTACAGCCAAGGCGCGTATCGATTCTACTCTCCAGGCACTGGTCGATGAGGGATCAATTGCGGGAGTCTCGGCCTTGATTTTCGAAAAAGACAAGGAAGTATATTTCAATGCTTTCGGGTATGCCGACCGCGAGGCGAAAACGCCAATGGACCGAAACACCATCGTCAGAATATTTTCCATGACGAAGCCTGTCACCGGCACTGCTCTGATGAAGCTTTATGAAGAAGGGAAGTTTCAGCTGGACGACCCGCTCTCGAAGTACGCACCTGAGTTTAACAATCTAAAAGTTTTTGCCGGGTATGATGCAAAAGGTAAAATGATTTTGGAAGAACCTCACCGGCCCGTTACCATACGCGATATCACGCGCCACACCGCTGGCTTCGTTTCCAATATTCCTGATACGACAACTGCTTTCGGCAAGCTGGTGAAACAAACCAATGCCACGAGCTGGGAAAATACGCTGGAACAGATGGCGAAAAAACTGGGAAGTCTGCCGCTCACTTTTCATCCGGGGGAACAATGGTCATACGGGCCTTCAGTCGATGTGCAGGCTTTTCTTGTTGAGCGCCTTTCGGGAAAACCGTTTGATCAATATGTAAACGAGAATATTCTCACTCCGCTGAAGATGACGACTACGCGCTACGTCATCCCTGAAAATGACCGGGCAAGATTTGCCGCTGCCTACCGGAAATCAGATAAAGAGTTAGTCCGGGTTCCGGATGAAGATGCCAACCGTCTCAACTTCAAGCGCTGGCCTATGACACCCGGAGGCTATGGTCTCACTTCCACACTCGATGACTACATGCGCTTTGCGCGGATGTTTGTAAAACACGGATCATTGGAAGGGGCGACTATCCTAAAACCCGAAACCATAACCCTGATGAGCACTAACCACCTGGCCGATAGTGTAACCGAACGGATGTGGCTGCCGAGCAAAGGACAAGTGGGATTTGGAATCGACTTTGCCGTGCGACTTAAAGCTCCGGCAACACCAGAAGAAAACAACGGTTACGTAGGAGAGTTTTTCTGGGATGGCGCTGCCAGCACATTATTCTGGGTTGACCCTGTAAATGAATTGACAGCCGTACTATTTGTGCAGGTATTCCCATTCGATGGGAAATTGCATAAAAAATTCAGAGACGCGGTATATGGTAAATACCGGCAGCAAATTCAAAAATGATTGACGGAAAATCAATCTTCAGCGCAATGCAGAACTCAGTATATCCCACAAGTTACCGGGGTTCTTGCTGAATGTATCTTTAAGGAAGAAGATCGCCAACAAGATGTACAGCGCAAATCCAACGATAACAACAACCTGTGTCGTTGACGTTTTTTGAATATCCTGTTTCTTAGTTACGTCACAAATTTCGCCCGGGCAGTACTCTGCTTTTTCCTTGTACCACCAACCATAGAGGAAGCACCCGATACACATGCCAAAAGCTGATTCAAGAAACAGGAACAACAAACAAAGCAAGCACGACACTGCTGTGATAACGCTATGTGAATTGACAATGATCAAAAGAAAGAACATGACGGTCACAAAGCCTAGTCCTATCTTCCACGCAAATTTTTTCTGAGCAGCGCCAACAAATTCGGGTGTTTGCCTGCTCACAATCAAACGTCCCAGGATTAAGGAAGGAGAAAATTTCGGGCTGATGAAAAGGCGTATGATGAAATCCGAGAGAAAGGTGATTATGAAATATTTGAGCAGCAGAAAATTCTGTTCAAAATGGACTTTCATTATGGCATAGAAAAGGAATAAAAAGAGCAATCCGGCTGAGGCCCGAACTTCCCTTTCATTGAATACGGGAATCTTGTACCCTTCCACATTCTCTCCAAACCGTGTTTCCTTACTCATTTTGATTGTTATTGAATTGTGACGGGGTCCAGGGGAATAGTATCTCTCGTAATTGCAGTAAATACGTAACCTCAAGCGGAATGTTGTCTGGCCCATGCAACAGGACACCCCCATTTAAAGTTTCAGGAGCGATATTAATACCCTAATTTATAGATTGAAACGGGGGGTTGGTCGAAGTTTCCAAATGCAGGAACGCCTCCATGCCTTACTTTTAGCATATTTACAAAAACAAAAACCTTATGAAACAACATAAATACCTGATTGCTTCTTTCGTGATGATCATTGGTTCTGCCTTTGCTTTCATCCAATCCCAGGAATGGAAAATTGCCGAAGGATATTCCGTAAAATTTGATGGTGGTGATCCTTCCGGAGAATTCAAAGGATTGAAAGGGACTATCAAATTTGATGAAAAGAATTTGGCCTCTTCCAAGTTTGATGTGACCATCGATGTGGCAAGCATCAACACAGGCAATGGCATGAAAAACAATCACGCGAAAGGCGCTAATTGGTTTGATGCTGAAAAATATCCTACCATCGCGTTCACTTCTTCTTCAATTACAAAAACCGGTGCAGGTTTTGAAGCTAAAGGAACACTCGAGATGCATGGTGTAAAAAAGGAAATTGTGCTTCCATTCACATTTGCCAGCAACACTTTTTCAGGCAACCTGGAAGTGAGCCGTGCAGATTTTGGTCTTGATGATGGCAAACATCCAAAGATGGCGCCTACATTAAAAGTGACCATTTCCGTTCCTGTCACAAAATAATTCGTGACAAGAACAGTATTTATACAATCACTGGTTGCTGGGATATTGGCTGCGATTGCGGCCAATATCTACAACCAGATTTATTTTTTCGCCACCCAGGTAGACTACTCGAACTTGGTTAATGTCGTGAGCCTGGTGAGCATCAATCTTATCGTATCTATCCTCGCCGGGCTTCTCTACCAACTGTTCTTCATGCTTTTCAAGAGCAAAGGCCCTGTCATTTTTAATTTTGTATACAGTGTCGGCTCGTTTGCCTGTATGATCATCCCGATCGCTATCACTCTTCCCCTCTCCACACCGTACCCTGAATTATTTCCGGGACTTGCCGTACCCATGGTTTTCTTCCCTGTCATCGCCTGGAT
Proteins encoded in this window:
- a CDS encoding metallopeptidase, which encodes MTIKRRDFIRASAGIGATAMVAGIQSCAAPAKEEKKSESPLDDLKSLADKVVPISVEERKARIEKAQRLMVENKIGAIYLDGGTSMEYFTGMKWGNSERMMAAIIPAKGDVKYVGPHFEEERIRELLVIGNEVRVWEEHESPYKVVAGIFSDLGIKSGKIGMEERVRFFLFDGIRKEALHLEYVSADPVTTPCRMFKSPAELALMQVANDITLASFQAAIPLLEKDMTQYDFGGIISKAHSKLGSGGGALVSFGKSSAFPHGSKAPTKLQEGDIVLMDGGCRVEGYSSDITRTVVFGEPTKRQREIWDLEKASQAAGFAAAKLGDPCENVDIAARKIITDAGFGPGYKVPGTPHRTGHGIGMDGHEWGNMVLGNKQTLQPGMCFSIEPTICIYGEFGIRLEDCAYMTEQGPKWFSQPSVAIDKPFA
- a CDS encoding serine hydrolase produces the protein MKPIFVFALIVVSLFGCKNEGAIVNRTAKARIDSTLQALVDEGSIAGVSALIFEKDKEVYFNAFGYADREAKTPMDRNTIVRIFSMTKPVTGTALMKLYEEGKFQLDDPLSKYAPEFNNLKVFAGYDAKGKMILEEPHRPVTIRDITRHTAGFVSNIPDTTTAFGKLVKQTNATSWENTLEQMAKKLGSLPLTFHPGEQWSYGPSVDVQAFLVERLSGKPFDQYVNENILTPLKMTTTRYVIPENDRARFAAAYRKSDKELVRVPDEDANRLNFKRWPMTPGGYGLTSTLDDYMRFARMFVKHGSLEGATILKPETITLMSTNHLADSVTERMWLPSKGQVGFGIDFAVRLKAPATPEENNGYVGEFFWDGAASTLFWVDPVNELTAVLFVQVFPFDGKLHKKFRDAVYGKYRQQIQK